Below is a genomic region from Rhododendron vialii isolate Sample 1 chromosome 5a, ASM3025357v1.
CcgagctctctcctcctccacctccggtggtTCCCAAGCACCATTGTAGCAACCGCCATATACCCGGAGGGCGACCTCCAGTACTCTTCCCACTCCTATCTCCCACATTATACTCTGCTGGGGAAGAGTGGTGCTTGCTACAATGCCTCCAAAGAAGCCAACAGGAGCTCCTGGATTGAGTGGTATTGAGGGCTTGGAGGCTACCTCCGACCCCGTCATAGGAGAAATACAACCCATTACACAAACCACCGTCATCGAACAGTTATGCTCGGTGACCGAAACCCTCGCTACAAtgcaacaaaaccaaaacctctTGATGGAGACCCTACTCGCCTTACAGAAGAAACGCACCACCCCTCTTCCGCCTCAAGCGGAGACGGAGGGAACTCATACTACTGGCTCTCAAACTGAAACTTGCGACAACCAAATCGGTGACGGAGCACAAAACCTCCAATCCAAAGAGACACTTACTCCTCCGCCAGAGATTAGCTCCCAGAAGCTCCCCTCCATGGGCATGGGTTCAGCCGCCGTAGTCCAGAACACGGCAAACACAACCCCCGTCACTCTCGAGCAAGTGCGAGCACTCATCCAATCCGAAAAGAAACCCCTCGCCTTCGCCCCCGATGCGAACCTTTGCCCTCCGTATCCCATAGCGGTCGCAAGCCTAGCCTAACCGGGGGCTTGTTGACCAACCCGTCCTAGGCTTGGCCAACCAACATGCTTAGCATTGGTTGACTGCCAAAGCACCGCAGGATTGTCTCCATCTACGAATCACCATCGAAAATGTAATAACGCCGAGCACCACCTCACTTGATCGCCCATTGAAATATTGTCTAACAATATTCTCCGCCACTGCGTTGTGGGAATCGCAAGCGTAGCCTAATCGGGGGCTTGTTGATCCTCCCTTCCGGCGCTTGGCCAACCTACCTAGCATGGGTTGACTGCCAAAGCACCGCCAGACTCCATACATGAATCGCCACGGAAAATATAACTCCACGTATCGCCTTACTTGATCGCCCATTGAGATATTGTCTACCAATATTCTCCACCACTACGCTGTGGGAATCGCAAGTCTAGCCTAATCGGGGGCTTGTTGATCCTCCCTTCCGGCGCTTGGCCAACCTGCCTAGCATGGGTTGACTGCCAAAGCACCGTCGGACTCCATACAGGAATCGCCATGGAAAATATAACGCCATGTATCGCCTTACTCGATCGCTCATCGAGATACTGTTTACCAATATTCTTAGCCACCACCCCGCGGGAGTCGCAAGCCTAGCCTAATCGGGGGTTTGACGACCATCCCATCCTCCATCCCGGGCTTGGCCAACCTGCGTGCTTAGCACTGGTTGACAGCTGAAGCACCACAGGATCGTCTCCATCCACGAATCGCCATTGAAATCACAATGATATCGAGCGTCGCCTTATTTTTAATCGCCAATAAAGATATTGCCCGCGATCATACAATCCCCCCCTCCTGCACGCCTCGATGCTCTCATTTCGCCAAATTACAAAAAAGGGGGGCAAAGATCGGGAAGACACGCCTCCCTCCCTAGAAAAATTTGGAAGATATACCCCAATGGGGAAGCACACCTCCCTCCTAGGGAAATCTGGAAGATACGCCCCACGCTTAAAAGCGACGCCCTCTCACCCGCCCAAGCAGTCATGTAACTctcttgaaaggaaaaaaaattcctttatGCAATTTGGCGAAACGACAACCAAAAGCAAAACGGTAAATACAAACGAGAGATTGCAAGCCAAGGATACTCCATACATTCACTACCAAAAGTCTATTACAAAATAGGGAGGGGAACCACAAAAGAAAAGCAAACTACCAAAGGATTTTCCCTCCAAACTGTTCTTTTGCTACCAAAAGTTCATTACATGAAGATCATTACTACCATTGATAATGCTCATAAGACATGATCGTTCAAGACATTACAAAGGAAACGAGCATCAACAAAACACAAGTGAACCACCCGGTGCCCAATCCTTCTTCTCCGCCGCAACCCTTGACCGGCGTGACTAGACATATCAAAGCCTCCTGAGAGGGCACTCTCGCGCTCGGCTACTTCACCTTCAagctttcttccttttcctcaaTCGTGCCGCCGTCGCTTCAACCTCCTCCAATTCTTTACTTACCTTCTCCAACCGATCCCGCCAAGCCGGGAGCTCAAGAAGGAAGGCCATCTGATCTATCCTCTTACGGAGCCAGTCAAcctccaattgataacttcccAACGCAGCCAGACCACCATACACAGATGTAAACTCCTCAGGCGTAGCTTTGGGCAAGTTCACATCCTCAAGCAATTCCACAAATGATACCAAGGAAACTAGTGCTAACCTCCTGGAAAAGGTACTCATGTTGCCAAGCCGAACAAAGGTGCTGGGCCACTGAAAGAAGATGTCGGACAGTATAGGTTGATTCTCCTCTCGAGCCTCGGCAAACAACACCCTAGGCTACAACGTCACCTTCTCCTTCGTCTCCAAAGTCACGATGACACTCCCATCGGGATAGCGCGCTATCATAAAGTTGCCCTCTTTCCACCAACGACGACTACTGCGTAGCCCTCCCTCATTTGTCTCGTCCTGCAAGCTCGATGAATTCTGCATAAGTGACTCGCCACCATCGCCTCCCTCCATATGGTTAAACCCCGCCTGGCCCTCCTAGTCATCATTGGCCTCCTCTTCAccctcctcctcatcctctTGGTCATCATCATGGTTATTATCCTCACTCCCTTCTTCCTCCatttcttcctcctccatttcttcctcttcttcctcctcactCGGCACCACACCCGACGAACGCATATGGTGGAGTGACTTAACCTTCCACGGATGCGTCACTCCCTTGGAAGAACCCCTCTCATCCCCCCAAATATCGTTCATAACCCTGTGCACTGCCAAATTTTGATCGAAAGTACCTATTGCCTCCAAAGAATCCAACGGCACATCCAAACCCCTTCCGGCCGCCGTTTCTGAGACCTCCATTCGTGGTGCTTTTGTCACCTCTTCCACAACATCAGGTTGAGGCACTCTCCCAGAAGACACTCCCTCATCCCCCCCAGATATCGTCCATACCTCCATGCACCGCCGCAGTTTGATCTAAGGTACTTATCACCTTTACGGAATTAGAAGGCACCTCCGAACCTCCTCCAGTCTCCATCTCCGGGACCCCCACCCGCGGTATTCTCCCCACTTCTTCCGCAACATCGGGTTGAACTGCTTGAGAGCTCTCCTCATTCCCCTTTGCAGTCTACAAATGGACAAAGAGCAACAAATGTATTCTTATACCAGAAATTTAACAAGCATAAAGAAATTTAAAGATATGAGAAGGCGACAAACCCTAACCTTTTTTCGGTTGCCAGGCTTGGCCACCTCCACGATCCCTTGCGCAGGCCTCTTTGAAGTTCGTTTGCCACCCAATCGTACTCCCTCCACCCGCCCCTCCCCATCCTGGACGCTTAGAGATCCACTGCTCCCCACATCTTTCTCCACAGtaccatatatattttttagaagCTCTTTCACCCTCCCCAATACTTCTTCCTTAACATACGGCGAACGGGCACCAAACAATGCAAGGGCCGGATCCTTCACCTTTGGAAGACATAACTCACCATCCGGGCTCATTACATTCCCCACTTCCAAAGACACGGGAACTCCTTTCACATATTCCACGAAGCGTACCAGGTTATCCCTCCAATACTCCCTATAAAGTTTCGTACATCCTCCAATCCTCTTAGCCCCAGGCAACGTGATCGTATTCATTGACCTAAGCTCCGCCGGGAAGGCCGATTTCAGGAACCTTTTCCACACATCTCCCACATCCCCCGATGGCATAAATGGTTTCGGCACCCCCCGATCAAACCCGAATTGGCATGCAACCCTCATCGGATCATAAATCACAGAACCATACCTCCCATTCACAAAATATGGTAACTCCCCCCTCATCATACAACTCATCCTAAAAAGCTCCGCTGTGGATGCATCATCTTTATTCGCAAAGACCACTACATCCTCTTTCGAGTACACGTTAAAAGGAAATACCCCCTTTGGCGTGTTCACATACGGTCGAGCAACAAATtctccctcaacatcaagaacaTCGGCAATATTACCCCGCACATCCCGGACGCCACTTCCCGACCATCACGCCGACCGACACACATTCCGGCACGGTTCCCCCTTCCCCCCACCCTCATCTGCCTCAAAATCATTTGGTTCCGGTGCAACCCTAGGAAACCGCTCAAACAAGAACATATGAAGAAAGTTGGTGGCCACATAAATCGGCAAGTCATACCTCCCACAAGAACGTCGCCCCGCAGCGTGAAGCATATCCAATCTTTTGAACAAAGTCCTCAAAAACAATGGGGCCAACGGTATGGACTCCCCGAAAGCAAGGATCGCCGCAAGCTCAAACAAGGCCGTATCAACACCATCCTTGGGAGGACCAGGAGAGATATACCAAGTTAACCAATAAGCTAGGAACGCCGCCAAATGTGCTGGTTCTTTTAACCCCGGTCCATCGGTCACTACATGAGCTTCCTCCCCGGCCTTCGATGCACCCAAATCCTTGTACCAATATCGTGCCCATTCAGTAAAGGTATTCTTCACTCCACTATGACCCTTCTTCACCCCATCGTGACCCTTCTTCCCCCCATCGGGACCCTTCTCCCGGCGAATGGATTTACGCAGCGCATCGACCACGCCCTGCTGCGTAGGGGAGAGTCTCCTGGAGGACGGGTCCGCTTTTCCTAACACAGGCAGCCTACATCCTCCGAAGTGGGTCCTATCTCACCCCAAGCTACCGGAAGAGTACGAGACTCTGTACTCCATCGGGACACTACCACATCCATCCACTTTTGCTCCCGCAGAACCACCAACCGCAAACTATTCACCACGGCACGATGGACATCGGCTTTTCGTAACAACTCCACGAAATCGGCATTCCCCAAAATATCATCCGCCCAAGTCGCAAACGCAATAGGAGGAACAACATAATTACTGTAAGCAGACAAGCAGTGTGGAAACTCACCACACTCAACCTGGAACCTCAGCACTGACTTGGGAGAAATAAAACAGCCTTCCTCCATCGAAACCTCCTTGTACCCTAACAATGGCTCGTCAACCACTTTCCCAATCTCTGCATCCGCCTCTATTAAACGCCACAATTTATCACCGCCGCCAAGATAGGGTGCTCGAAACCAAAATTCCGGACCAGGCAAAGGAGGAGGCAGTTTGTCTTTCTCCGTTTTAAGAGATTTATGGGATTTGACAGCCGTGGAAGAAGCACGTTCCTGCTGTGACTCCACCACGGCACCGGCACAGCTAGTGATGAGCAATGTTTTAAAAAGCGCTCGGTGCTCCTACCTGGGAAGAGTAGGAAGAGTACCTGAGGTCTCCCTCCGGGTATATGGCGGTTGCTACAATGGTGCTCGGGAaccaccggaggtggaggaggagagagctcaGGGtggacttagagagagagggatagcAAAGGAGAGTAGGTGGGTGTTAGTTGTGTGTCTCGAATGCTTGTTGAATGCTTGTCTTTTATATGAGCCTTGGAGATGAGAAAGAGCCAGGTGTAAGGCTCATCTCCATTGGTGGACAGGGTGGAGGTTGACCTCCTTTCCTCTTTTAGTCCCAAGTCAGGCATCGGAGCCCGTAACCGAGGAACCAACAGAGGCTATTTCGGTGATACATGGAGACACGCATCATCTGCCAAGTCAGGTGGTAGGCATGATACGGGCTCCGTGGTGCCAGGCGGTAGGTATGATACTTTTTCCGAGATGTCAGATGGAGGTCGATGCCCCCTCTCTCCCTAGGACCGGTCAAGTTAGAGCTCGCCAGAGGCAAGCTCGTCCTCCTTGACAAACGATGGCCCCTCTCTCCCTAGGACCGGTCAAGTTAGAGCTCGCCGGAGGCAAGCTCGTCCTCCTTGACAAACCCTTTGCTCTAGCCTCCAAGCCACATTCCTCCTTGGGTCTCGAGCAAGGTGCCTAGGCCCTGCTCCCGGCCTAGGATGGTGTATAGAGTCGCCTTTAAGTATTTGTGGAGTCTTCAAAATGTTAAGTATGAGGTGAGGTGCCTGGAGGTGACCTCACTCCTCCATGGGTGGAGGGTTCTTGGAGGAGGAGATCGTGGAGGAAGCTTGCTTCGGCGGAGGCAAGGTTCGTGGAGGAGGTCTCCTCGTGGGTGGAACGTGTAACTTATGGAGGAAGCTTCACTTTGGCGGAGACAAGGTTCGTGGAGGAAGCTTCACTTTGGCAGAGACAAGGTTTGTGGAGGAAGTATTCCTTCTCCGAAGTCATagtttgtggaggaggcatgctcatCCTTGAGGtaaactttgtggaggaagcatgctcctcctggaggtgaaccttgtggaggaggcatgctcctcctggggaTGAACCTTGTGGATGAGGCACGTCCCTCCTGGgggtgaatcttgtggaggaggcatgctcctcctggggGTGAACCTTGTGGATGAGTCacgctcctcctggaggtgagcTTTGAGGATGAGGCATGCCACTCCTGGAGGTGAgctttgtggaggaggcatgctcctcctggaggtgaagcttgtggaggaggcatgccccTCCTGGAGGGGAACCTTGTagaggaagcatgctcctcctggagatGGTCATCGGCGGGGTTCTTGGAGAAGGTGCATCCGGTTGCGAGATATATCGTATACCCACATTAATGTCCCCTTGCGCGCATATACTCATGTCGCGTGGCGAGTGTGTGCGGGCATAATTGAACCGTGGAGGGTACCTCGTTCCTCCTAGGATGGGGTGCCGGAAGATTTTTATGGAGGATGCGTGTCCGGATGTGAGTTGTATTGTATACCCACACCTTCTTTTGTGCAACTCTATGAATTTATCTTTATAATTGCATATACATAGTCGCACAGATGAGGTTATTCTATGAATGCGGGTAAAACCTAACCTAGAACCACGCACAACATGTTCTTGATCGATAACCTGAAGAAGAAAATTCTTTCAGGTCAGAAgatgtattttttattataaatgaCTTGATGATTTTGTATGATTTAAGAAATGATGCATATTAATTTCATATACTATTAAAATTGTCTTTCTCGACACGCATAACCAAGCTATCATTCGTCCAGTAACTAGCCATAATAGTGTGAAATCCGTGCTCCGCAATCTTTATAGCAGAAAATGTCGTCTCTAACATGCTTTTGCAACATGGGAAATTAGTTGCAATGGCTGGAGTTTGTAATTCAATGGATATACTTCATAGAAACCAGTATCATCAGGCCTAGATCTCAAGAAGTGACAAACTCTCATCACCATAGCTACAAGTTATTCAAGAGTCATAGACATGTAACTTCAAGAGCTCAATAATTGATTGAATTAGGTGAAATAGTGAACGATGAGATGCTTGTTTCTGTTGCATTGTTAAATCAATCTAATTCATTTGATGCTTTTGAGCccaactttttctttcaaaacaCTTTCCAGCCTTCAGGTGTAACTGTGTAAGAGATTTTTGTCACTTCCTGAAAATTGCGAATTTTCTCATGGTTTGCACAGGTATTACGAGAAAGTGATGTTACCCTTTTGTTTACATCACCTTCTGAACATGAATTACTTACATTCTAAGACCGTAAATTCAACTATTTAAGATATCGCTTTTGGTTAAGTTCTCTAAAAAATTCCTTTGGTCGGGAAATGTTATAATTAACTGAATCAAGGGAGAGTGAAGcttcacaaaaacaaaaaaattctgtATGCCCCTAGAAATGTGTTTTTAACATGATTAGTTTTGGTgatgctatattttttttttgatagctAGATATGAAGATAAAATTGCTCCTGTTGTTACCATAAGTCCTTATATTGCGATCCATGACCACCACATTGTAGAGCATGCGGCAAACCATGTTTGTCCTTTCTATTCTATGCGATCCATGATCCAGCGGATGGTTTCCAATTAAGTATTCGTTTTCTTAGCACTTTGAAATATTTACTTCTATGAATTGTCATTTAGGGGGAAAAAAGTTGTCCCCGGTGGACAAAATATCCTAGCTCCGCCACTATGCATGGATCATAGTGGTAATCTCTGTTATATGGAAGTATTAAGGACAACATCACACTGGCACCGGTGTTGATGCAGGAAGGCGTGTCGAAATAGAAAAACGTGCATCGAGGACAATCACAAataagtatgaactagaggtactccctctatATACACGCGATAAtgagaaaatttctcaaatttttattaattcAATCATAAAACAACTAATTAGCTCTAAGGCTTACATCCTTATTTATAATGATTACCTAACCCtactaaaatagaaaataaaacatATGGAAATAAAATTAACCCTAATTCTTCTTGACCAAGCAACCTACAAAATAGGAATACTAGATCAAAACAGACTAGGAAACTAAATACTTCTAGAAAATCttggcaaaaataaatattactactaaaatactaattttgaattaataaaataaaattcctaaACTCATAGATTAATTAGAATATTGGCCTACATCATCCTCCCCGGCTTGAAGAAACTCATCCTCGAGTTTATAAAGTTGAATTTGCCGAAACTTGTCTGCATCAatcttgtacttcaaatttattttttccaaccCATATTGTAAACAAAGAGTTTGGAGGGtgtggaaaaataattttcataaataaaacaaatCTATCTTCATTCCGGATCAAAACACAAGGACGCTTGCATGTAGTGTCTTCAATAAACTCCCAAAATGGATCAATAAATTTAGTTTCCACCAATGCCAACATTGTAACTTCCATAGTTGTCAAAATCGTACGATTCGCGATtcgaatcgtacgattcggTTCGATACGGGTTAAAATCGATTCGAACCGatactgggaatcgaaaatgaTAAGAATCGTGAACGGAATCGATCGAATCGATTCAAGAATCGATGAATCGTACGATACATACGATTCGCTTACGATTCGCGTACGGCGGgcccaaaagtcaaaaaacatatttttgggGGGGTTTTCCGTGATTTCTTCGCACAAAGTGGGTCGAAACTCACTTAAAAACACTCGACGGCAACTAATTTGAACTGGGTCCAACCTCATTCCATCATCTAGGGTTTCGAAAGATGCTAACATGCGTTTTTCATTATTGATCTGCTCTCCAATCTTGATTTCGACCTTCATCTGCTCTCCAATCTTCACCGTGGATCTGCTATTTGCTTCGGTTCTTGGAAGATTAGGATTCGAACGAACCTGTTCATTGCGTATTGACTGTTCACTGTAGTCGAacaggtttctctctctctctctctctctgctctgtTTTTTATGGGTAAAAAGTGGAGTATATGCGTgggttttgtagttgaaatagCTGGAATGCAGGATGGCTGGACCACCATATTTAATATGCTTATATGCCTTTTGAGTTTTGTCCACTTTCAAGacatgttttttacttttttgactGATTCCACCCTTATACAGTGATACACTTTATAGAATATAGAGTATTATATGTGCTCCACTTGGACAGTTGGGCCACCAAATTTAATATGCCTTTTGTCCACTTTCAAGACACgtttttttttacagtttttttactttctttgtGACTGATTCCATTATACACTTTATAGAGTATTTTACACACTCATAAAGATATGACACTTGTAAACCAGTCACCATTAATGCTTTTGATagtattttattgttttggtattattaaatttgagttttagtttgtgACTTAGACAATATGGCGAAAAAGAAAGGGGGTAAACCTAGCAATGTTCAAGACCCTACATGGGAACATTGTGCTCGGGTTAGTGAGGACAATCGAATGCATTTAATGTGCAATTATTGTGGTCAAGCTTTTTGGGGTGGGGTCATTCGCATGAAAAATCACTTGGCGGGAACTCACAACGAGGTATGCGAATGTCCTCAAGTTTCCGAGGAAGTTAAAGATTTTTTCCTTGAGTATCTAAAAgggaagaacaaaaaaaaagccgCGAAGTTGGAATGTTTTGATGAGGAGGAAGATGTGGGAGTTAATTCCAAAAGTAAGGGGACGATGGATGCTTATGTTACCAAAGGCAAGAAGAAAGCGAAACAACTTTGAATGAAATGGTAAAGAAGAGGAAACCCGTGATTAGAGATATTTGTCAGTTTTTCTACAAGAACGCCATAGCTTTCAATTGTGTTAAATGCCCTACATTTAAGAGATTGGTAGCTTCAATTGGTGAATATGGGAGAGGGTTAAAACCCCCTACTTATCATGAGGCTAGGGTGTCATACTTGAAAAAGGAGGTGGATCTTGTGAGAGAGGGATTAGAGGTGTATAAAAAAGAATGGAAGAAAACGGGTTGTACCCTAATGTCCGATGCATGGAGCGATGGCAAGTATAGAAGCATTACAAATTTTCTTGTCAATAGTCCACGGGGTACCGTTTTCCTCAAATCTATTGACACATCCGGCATTATCAAGAATGTGGATAATTTGTGTGACTTGCTTGATGACCTGGTGAAAGAAATTGGAGAAGAGCATGTAGTCCAAGTGGACCGATAGTGCATCGGCTTATGTAAGTGCCGGGCAATTGCTAATGGAGAAAAGGCCTAATTTGTTTTGGAACCCTTGTGCCGCTCATTGCCTTGATTTGATGCTTAGTGACATTGGCGAGTTTGCAGTCTTTAAGGATACCTTAGCAAAAGCAAAGGAAGTCACTGTGTTCGTCTATAGGCATCAATGGGTACTTGACATGTttagaaaatacacaaaaaagaTGGAATTGGCACGACCGGCAATTACTAGATTTGCTACCTCTTATCTCACCTTGAAAAGATTTGATGACTTAAAGATTCAAATTAGAGCTATGTTTGCATCGGTGGAGTGGTCTACAAGTTCTTATGGTAATAGTGCGGTGGGGAAAAAAGTGGAAAGCATAATTTTAGATGATCATGGATTTTGGAAAGCAATCAAATTTTGCATGAAGTGTGTTTTGCCTTTGGTTAAAGTATTGAGGCTTGTGGACGGTGATTCCAAGCCAGCCATGGGGTACATTTATGAGGCTATGGATAGGGCGAAAGAACAAATCGCCAAAAACTTGGGGGAACAAAAGAGAAGGTATGAGAAAATATGGAATGTCATTGATACGAGATGGGATTATCAACTCCATAGACCCCTTCATGCGGCGGCTTACTACCTCAATCCCGGGTAAGTTATTGATTTTCACTTTTATTTCATGTAtgtttttgcttttttatttaAGGGTTCTCGGCTTCTCACTTGTTTGTTTGGTCGTTATTGTAGGTTTCAATATAGTGAAACATTTAAAGCCGATAGAAAAGTTAGAAAGGGCTTATACACCACCATCGAGAGGATGTACCCGGATATGGACACAAGGATTATCATTGACGAGCAACTAGAGAAGTTCAAAAATTCCGAGGGTATGTTTGGTATGGACATGGCCAAGTTGACAAGAGATAAGAAGTAACCcggtaaattttaaagttttaaatttttaatactTATTGGGTTACTTACTTACAAGTTACATCTatattttcatttcaaatgaTTATGAATTGTACTCTAATAAgttatttttaatgaaaatataTCATAGCATTATGGTGGGAGAGTTTTGGAGAAGAGTGCAAGAAGCTCCAAAGGCTAGCAATAAGAGTGCTAAGCGGCACTTGTAGTGCAACTGGATGCGAAAGAAATTGGAGCATATTTGATATTGTACACTCAAAAAGGAGGAACCGTTTGGAAACTCAAAGGATGAATGCATTGGTGTTTGTAAAATACAACATTCAACTTGAGTTGAGGCAAGAGAAGAGGCAAGAGAGGGGTGATACATATGATCCAATTTGTTTATCTGATATGGAGTCCGACGATGAATGGATCACTGAAAAAGAAGGTCCAGTACTACCCGAAGATCATTCATGGATGGACATTGAAGAGTGCTTTAAAGATGATGGAACAGTtgggaaaaagagaaagagaggtaAAATTACGATCtctattatattattatgaaCTTCTAGTTTATATGAGTACAATTTTACTTAAAGAACTACTTTGAATGTAGGGCCGAGGAACTTGAATGCTTATGGccgaaaaaaaggaaaaaagaaagcaagTCAGTTggatgatgaagatgaaattGAAGTGCTTGATGACAATGAAGTCATTGAACTcgagggagaggaagaggaagaggaagaggaagaagagtttGATGAAGCGActatggcggatgataatgatgatgatgatgtggaGGAACTTGACCTTGAAGATGATTGAGGAATGATCAATCAAAACTATCTTAGAGCTTATTTACTAGTTTAATTGTGTTCGAAACTTTGAATGTTCTTTTTTGATGCAAGTTGCAAGTACTATCGTTATTTGCTAGGGCTTACGTTACGCTATTAAGtatttgaaatcttgaaacttgTGGATCTTGTGTTGATTATAATTGCATGTATGGCATAACTATATTggtttttgaactttttattGCCATTTATGTAGAAATATAGACCACGGAGGGATTCAGACCCACATCTCTTGCAATAAAAGCAAGTGTCTTGCCTATTTAGACCACGTGATCATCTATTTATCTTTTGAAACACTATATTTATTGATTCAAACATGAAATATACATTCTGTATGCATTTTAAAAATCATGACCGAATCGAAGCGATTCACGATTCGCTATTGGGCCTTTTCGATTCTctattcgattcacgatttgacaactatggtaacttctttttgcaatattttcagattttctttttttgaaattttctccaCCGGTTTTTAGTCAAAAACTGGTGGCTTACTCCAATCTACAACGGGATTTGGAATAATATTTGATGTGCATGGCCACTCAATGGTAGCTTCATCCACCATTGTCCTCCCCCTCGACTGATGGTTACCAGCCAaaggtttggtgatagaaacATCATCCAACACCTCCTTCTCTTTCGGAAACCAAGGTTGAATCGGACGACGGCGAGGCGAGTTTCCACCAACAGACAAGGCAGCAATCTGATTGGCCAACGCACCAAACGCCTCCTCCATCCATTGCTCAAGTTGTTGTAACCTCTCCTCCATTCGTGCTTCTCGTGCAGCTTTACTTCGTTCATACACATCTTCAGCAACAACATAACGACCATAATGAACTCATTGTCGTGCCATGATCCGAAATCGAGcgcaggctctgataccaattgatgCAGGGAAGCTATCGGAATAACAAGTCTCATAGCAAGGAAAAACCCAAACAATAGAAATCTAGAGAAACCTCTCTAAGACTCTTTATTTCTGTCAATGATCAACAACCGGATTAACAGACAAGGCAGCAATCTGATTGGCCAACGCGCCAAACGCCTCCTCCATCCACTGCTCAAGTTGTTGAAACCTCTCCTCCATTCGTGCTTCTTGTGCAACTT
It encodes:
- the LOC131325846 gene encoding uncharacterized protein LOC131325846, whose amino-acid sequence is MNALVFVKYNIQLELRQEKRQERGDTYDPICLSDMESDDEWITEKEGPVLPEDHSWMDIEECFKDDGTVGKKRKRGPRNLNAYGRKKGKKKASQLDDEDEIEVLDDNEVIELEGEEEEEEEEEEFDEATMADDNDDDDVEELDLEDD